The following are encoded in a window of Pseudomonas graminis genomic DNA:
- a CDS encoding ATP-dependent zinc protease family protein: MGVAGLRAKIDTGASTSSLHATEIEPFERDGEKWVRFNAHLGTVVQLRHRRCEAQLVAMKTIKSSNGHAQVRYVIRTTLALGDRVWPVEFTLACRKAMRYRLLLGSKALIDGQLVVNPGVTYIQDKPVFPASNLSATGAA; the protein is encoded by the coding sequence CTGGGAGTCGCCGGGTTGCGCGCGAAAATCGACACCGGGGCCAGCACGTCCAGTCTGCACGCGACAGAAATAGAACCGTTCGAACGGGACGGCGAAAAATGGGTGCGCTTCAATGCGCATCTGGGGACGGTGGTGCAGCTGCGTCATCGTCGCTGCGAGGCTCAACTGGTGGCGATGAAAACCATCAAAAGCTCCAACGGCCACGCTCAGGTTCGCTATGTCATTCGTACGACACTGGCGCTGGGGGATCGGGTCTGGCCAGTGGAATTCACGCTGGCCTGCCGCAAGGCCATGCGCTACCGGTTGCTGCTGGGCTCCAAAGCCCTGATTGATGGCCAGTTGGTGGTCAATCCGGGTGTTACTTATATTCAGGACAAGCCGGTGTTCCCGGCTTCAAATCTCTCTGCCACAGGTGCTGCATGA